A single Entelurus aequoreus isolate RoL-2023_Sb linkage group LG11, RoL_Eaeq_v1.1, whole genome shotgun sequence DNA region contains:
- the si:ch211-40k21.5 gene encoding uncharacterized protein si:ch211-40k21.5, which produces MAEAEKQQKKRKILSEETKKRKRESTRIKGQSRINIGPAFNRWRALKDEEGFSTDAALALFLLDQYEKYEKDLLTSQRQSIAKAPHQPVSPVVSDTQSERRHLNPITVQNKIHPPIFMVKEEAEDEARAEIEFSFCPLGGATGLTSTEVQPKPGRSIDRNWTAWFVLEDVSPPSRVPPEEQQA; this is translated from the exons atggcagaagccgaaaaacaacaaaaaaaacggaaaattttgtctgaggagacaaaaaaaagaaaaagggagtctacccggataaaaggacagtcaaggataaACATTGGCCCGGCGTTCAATCGCTGGCGTGCGCTCAAAGACGAGGAGGGATTTTcgaccgatgctgccttggctctgttcctgctggacCA ATATGAAAAATACGAGAAGGATCTTCTGACATCACAACGCCAGTCTATAGCAAAAGCTCCTCACCAACCTGTGTCTCCTGTTGTCTCTGACACGCAGTCggaaag gagACATCTGAATCCTATTACAGTCCAAAACAAGATCCATCCCCCCATCTTCATGGTAAAGGAAGAGGCCGAGGACGAGGCTCGGGCAGAGATAGAG TTCAGTTTTTGTCCACTGGGTGGTGCTACTGGACTGACCAGCACAGAAGTTCAACCAAAACCAG ggcgttcaatcgatcgcaactggactgcttggtttgtcttggaagacgtttcgccgcccaGCCGA
- the LOC133660057 gene encoding allograft inflammatory factor 1-like — MDSSTQGGKAFGILKSHQEDKLKSINEAFLSDEQYAEVEDLPKKLDMFKKKYMEFDLNDKGDIDMMGLKRMLEKLGVAKTHMELKKMMSEVCGGTSKETFSYEDFLTMMLGERNAILKLILMFEGMSKQEERRHAGPPAAKTFSELP; from the exons ATGGACAGCAGTACTCAAG GCGGGAAAGCGTTCGGCATCCTTAAGTCTCACCAAGAAGACAAACTGAAATCCATCAATGAG GCTTTTCTGTCCGATGAGCAGTATGCAGAAGTGGAAGACCTGCCTAAAAAGCTGGACATGTTTAAAA AAAAATACATGGAGTTTGATCTGAATGACAAAGGTGACATCG ACATGATGGGGTTAAAACGGATGCTGGAGAAACTGGGAGTGGCTAAGACTCACATGGAGCTGAAGAAGATGATGTCAGAAGTGTGTGGAGGAACTTCAAAGGAAACCTTCAGCTATGAGGATTTCCTTACTATGATGCTGGGGGAAAGAAATGCCATTCTAAAACT GATCCTCATGTTTGAAGGCATGAGCAAGCAAGAGGAGAGAAGACATGCTGGACCACCTGCTGCTAAAACCTTCTCAGAACTACCCTGA